In Clostridiaceae bacterium, the following proteins share a genomic window:
- a CDS encoding ISLre2 family transposase: MNSLSVNKVTFKEIERSFFEIGCEVAKMLMAEFLVRLDKELCKNRNKAELRH; encoded by the coding sequence ATGAATAGTTTATCGGTAAATAAGGTAACATTCAAGGAGATTGAGAGAAGTTTTTTTGAAATAGGCTGCGAAGTGGCTAAAATGCTCATGGCAGAGTTCTTGGTAAGGCTTGATAAAGAGCTCTGTAAGAATAGAAATAAAGCTGAACTAAGGCATAA